One stretch of Nocardioides perillae DNA includes these proteins:
- a CDS encoding phosphatidate cytidylyltransferase: protein MVDPTPAHAPAAAPAKDHGRAGRNLPAAIGSAVVLLAAIALSLAFLKTAFMVIVAAAVVVAIWEMRQGLLSQAVDLPEQPLMLGGVVMVVVAYVWGAEALVTATAVTALATMLWLLRRGVEGYVRTATASVFTLVYVPFLGSFVALLLAEGGIGSDAEEPSQGALGIVCFILVTIASDTGGYVAGVLFGKHPMAPVISPKKSWEGFAGSAALCVFAGWLTVTQLLDGPAWVGVVLGLITVVMATLGDLCESVIKRDLGIKDMSQVVPGHGGLMDRLDSLLATVAPTWLLLHYAVF from the coding sequence GTGGTCGACCCGACACCTGCGCACGCGCCCGCCGCGGCTCCTGCCAAGGACCACGGCCGGGCGGGTCGCAACCTGCCCGCCGCGATCGGCTCGGCCGTCGTCCTGCTCGCCGCGATCGCGCTCTCGCTGGCGTTCCTCAAGACCGCCTTCATGGTCATCGTGGCGGCCGCGGTGGTCGTGGCGATCTGGGAGATGCGCCAGGGCCTGTTGAGCCAGGCGGTCGACCTGCCGGAGCAGCCGTTGATGCTCGGCGGCGTCGTCATGGTCGTCGTCGCCTACGTGTGGGGCGCCGAGGCGCTCGTGACCGCGACCGCGGTCACCGCGCTGGCCACCATGCTGTGGCTGCTGCGCCGCGGCGTCGAGGGCTACGTCCGCACCGCCACCGCGTCGGTCTTCACGCTGGTCTACGTGCCCTTCCTCGGCTCCTTCGTGGCCCTGCTGCTGGCCGAGGGCGGCATCGGGTCCGACGCGGAGGAGCCCTCCCAGGGCGCGCTCGGCATCGTCTGCTTCATCCTGGTCACCATCGCCTCCGACACCGGCGGGTACGTCGCCGGGGTGCTCTTCGGCAAGCACCCCATGGCGCCGGTCATCAGCCCGAAGAAGTCGTGGGAGGGGTTCGCCGGCTCGGCCGCCCTCTGCGTCTTCGCCGGGTGGCTCACGGTCACCCAGCTGCTCGACGGCCCCGCGTGGGTGGGGGTGGTGCTCGGCCTCATCACCGTCGTCATGGCCACGCTCGGCGACCTGTGCGAGTCGGTCATCAAGCGCGACCTCGGGATCAAGGACATGTCGCAGGTGGTGCCCGGCCACGGCGGGCTGATGGACCGTCTCGACTCCCTGCTCGCGACCGTCGCCCCCACCTGGCTGCTGCTGCACTACGCCGTCTTCTGA
- the frr gene encoding ribosome recycling factor, translating into MNQVLSEADEKMGKSVEATREEFAAIRAGRAHPSMFSKIVVDYYGSPTPLQQLASFTAPEARVILISPYDQGAMGGIERAIRDSDLGVNPANDGKVLRCVFPELTEERRKEYIKLAKAKAEDGRVSVRNVRRTAKQALEKLEKDGDAGQDDVVGAEKKLDATTKKHTDAIDEMLKSKEAELLEV; encoded by the coding sequence ATCAACCAGGTCCTCTCCGAGGCCGACGAGAAGATGGGCAAGTCCGTCGAGGCGACCCGCGAGGAGTTCGCGGCGATCCGGGCCGGCCGGGCGCACCCGTCGATGTTCAGCAAGATCGTGGTCGACTACTACGGCTCGCCCACCCCGCTGCAGCAGCTCGCCTCCTTCACCGCCCCCGAGGCCCGGGTCATCCTCATCTCGCCCTACGACCAGGGCGCGATGGGCGGCATCGAGCGCGCCATCCGCGACTCCGACCTCGGCGTCAACCCGGCCAACGACGGCAAGGTGCTGCGCTGCGTCTTCCCGGAGCTGACCGAGGAGCGCCGCAAGGAGTACATCAAGCTCGCGAAGGCCAAGGCCGAGGACGGCCGGGTCTCGGTGCGCAACGTGCGCCGCACCGCCAAGCAGGCGCTCGAGAAGTTGGAGAAGGACGGCGACGCCGGTCAGGACGACGTCGTGGGGGCGGAGAAGAAGCTCGACGCGACCACCAAGAAGCACACCGACGCCATCGACGAGATGCTGAAGTCGAAGGAGGCCGAGCTGCTCGAGGTCTGA
- the pyrH gene encoding UMP kinase gives MTAYRRVLLKLSGEVFGGGKVGVDPDVVQTVARDVARVVESGTQIAVVTGGGNFFRGAELQQRGMDRVRADYMGMLGIVMNCLALQDFLEKMGVETRVQTAITMGQVAEPYVPRRAIRHMEKGRVVIFGAGMGMPFFSTDTVAVQRALESRCDAVLFAKNGVDGVYTADPHQDPTARKLDTLTYDDAISQGLRVVDQTAFTLCAENRLPMVVFGMEPEGNIPRVVAGERIGTLVSAG, from the coding sequence GTGACCGCCTACCGACGTGTGCTCCTCAAGCTGTCCGGCGAGGTCTTCGGCGGCGGGAAGGTCGGGGTCGACCCCGACGTGGTGCAGACCGTGGCGCGCGACGTCGCCCGCGTCGTGGAGTCGGGCACCCAGATCGCGGTCGTCACCGGCGGCGGCAACTTCTTCCGCGGCGCGGAGCTGCAGCAGCGCGGCATGGACCGCGTGCGGGCCGACTACATGGGCATGCTCGGCATCGTCATGAACTGCCTGGCCCTGCAGGACTTCCTGGAGAAGATGGGCGTCGAGACCCGCGTGCAGACCGCGATCACGATGGGCCAGGTGGCCGAGCCCTACGTGCCGCGCCGTGCGATCCGGCACATGGAGAAGGGGCGCGTCGTCATCTTCGGCGCCGGCATGGGCATGCCGTTCTTCTCCACCGACACCGTCGCGGTGCAGCGGGCGCTCGAGAGCCGCTGCGACGCGGTGCTCTTCGCCAAGAACGGCGTCGACGGCGTCTACACCGCCGACCCGCACCAGGACCCCACCGCGCGCAAGCTCGACACCTTGACCTACGACGACGCGATCAGCCAGGGGCTGCGCGTCGTCGACCAGACCGCCTTCACCCTGTGCGCCGAGAACCGCCTGCCCATGGTGGTCTTCGGGATGGAGCCCGAGGGCAACATCCCCCGCGTCGTCGCGGGTGAGAGGATCGGGACGCTGGTCTCCGCCGGCTGA
- the tsf gene encoding translation elongation factor Ts: MATFSAADVKKLRELTSAGMMDCKKALEEAEGDFDKAVELLRVKGAAKAAKRGAEREASAGLVATSGGALVELKCETDFVAKGEDFVAVAQKIADAAAEAKAGDVEALKAVPLDGKTVGEVVEGLAITIGEKIELGQVAYFDGTSVTYMHKRAADLPPAVGVLVEFEGDDEDAARGAAMQIAAMRPQYLTRDEVPADVVAKEREIAEATSREEGKPEQAIAKITEGRLNGFFKDVVLLEQPSVTESKKSVKAVLDAAGVTVTRFVRFEVGA, encoded by the coding sequence ATGGCGACTTTCTCCGCCGCCGACGTCAAGAAGCTCCGTGAGCTCACCAGCGCCGGCATGATGGACTGCAAGAAGGCGCTCGAGGAGGCCGAGGGCGACTTCGACAAGGCCGTCGAGCTGCTGCGCGTCAAGGGCGCCGCGAAGGCCGCGAAGCGCGGCGCCGAGCGCGAGGCCTCCGCCGGCCTGGTCGCCACCTCCGGCGGTGCGCTCGTCGAGCTCAAGTGCGAGACCGACTTCGTGGCCAAGGGCGAGGACTTCGTCGCCGTGGCCCAGAAGATCGCCGACGCGGCCGCCGAGGCGAAGGCCGGCGACGTCGAGGCGCTCAAGGCCGTCCCGCTCGACGGCAAGACCGTCGGCGAGGTCGTCGAGGGCCTCGCGATCACCATCGGCGAGAAGATCGAGCTGGGCCAGGTGGCCTACTTCGACGGCACCTCGGTGACCTACATGCACAAGCGTGCCGCCGACCTGCCGCCGGCGGTGGGCGTGCTCGTGGAGTTCGAGGGCGACGACGAGGACGCCGCCCGCGGCGCCGCGATGCAGATCGCCGCCATGCGCCCGCAGTACCTCACCCGCGACGAGGTCCCCGCCGACGTCGTGGCCAAGGAGCGCGAGATCGCCGAGGCCACCTCGCGCGAGGAGGGCAAGCCCGAGCAGGCGATCGCCAAGATCACCGAGGGCCGGCTCAACGGCTTCTTCAAGGACGTCGTGCTCCTCGAGCAGCCGTCGGTGACCGAGAGCAAGAAGTCGGTCAAGGCCGTGCTCGACGCCGCGGGCGTCACCGTCACCCGCTTCGTGCGTTTCGAGGTCGGCGCCTGA
- the rpsB gene encoding 30S ribosomal protein S2 yields MAVVTMRQLLESGVHFGHQTRRWNPKMKRFIMTERNGIYIIDLQQSLAYIDRSYAFIKETVAKGGTIMFVGTKKQAQEAIAEQATRVGMPYVNQRWLGGMLTNFSTVHQRINRLKELDEIDFDDVAGSGRTKKELLQMKRERDKLDKTLGGIREMGRTPSAVWIVDTNKEHLAVEEARKLKIPIVGILDSNCDPDVVDFPIPGNDDAIRAVGLLTRVVADAVADGLMSRSGARSGSDTAADEPLAEWERELLSGEADKVAVEATGGDAATETTPATESTGAASEAGEAAAPVEAPAEAPAEAAPPAADAAPATDS; encoded by the coding sequence ATGGCAGTCGTGACCATGCGCCAGCTCCTCGAGAGCGGCGTCCACTTCGGGCACCAGACCCGTCGCTGGAACCCCAAGATGAAGCGCTTCATCATGACCGAGCGCAACGGCATCTACATCATCGACCTGCAGCAGTCGCTGGCCTACATCGACCGGTCCTACGCCTTCATCAAGGAGACCGTCGCCAAGGGCGGCACGATCATGTTCGTCGGCACGAAGAAGCAGGCGCAGGAGGCGATCGCCGAGCAGGCGACCCGCGTGGGCATGCCCTACGTCAACCAGCGCTGGCTCGGCGGCATGCTCACCAACTTCTCGACCGTGCACCAGCGGATCAACCGCCTCAAGGAGCTCGACGAGATCGACTTCGACGACGTCGCGGGCTCCGGTCGCACCAAGAAGGAGCTCCTGCAGATGAAGCGGGAGCGCGACAAGCTCGACAAGACCCTCGGCGGCATCCGCGAGATGGGTCGCACCCCCTCCGCGGTGTGGATCGTCGACACCAACAAGGAGCACCTCGCCGTCGAGGAGGCCCGCAAGCTCAAGATCCCGATCGTGGGCATCCTGGACTCCAACTGCGACCCCGACGTCGTCGACTTCCCGATCCCGGGCAACGACGACGCCATCCGCGCGGTCGGTCTGCTGACCCGCGTCGTGGCCGACGCCGTGGCCGACGGCCTGATGTCGCGCTCGGGCGCCCGCTCGGGGTCCGACACCGCCGCCGACGAGCCGCTGGCCGAGTGGGAGCGCGAGCTGCTCTCCGGCGAGGCCGACAAGGTCGCCGTCGAGGCCACCGGTGGCGACGCCGCCACCGAGACCACCCCGGCCACCGAGTCGACCGGTGCCGCGAGCGAGGCCGGTGAGGCCGCCGCTCCCGTCGAGGCCCCCGCCGAGGCCCCCGCCGAGGCCGCTCCGCCCGCCGCGGACGCGGCCCCCGCGACCGACTCCTGA
- a CDS encoding M23 family metallopeptidase: MTRPRSRLRLLLAATAALLALPAGSAGGTPEGVWPLDPRPAVVGAFAPPPSPWAAGHRGVDLSGRVGQPVRAALAGTVRFAGTLAGRGVLVVGHGATRTTYEPVAALVVVGARVARGEVVGVLEGGGSHCAPAACLHWGWRRGERYLDPLLLVGGGPVRLLPLDGGGGGPAAAVGPTAAAGAWAGGDTTGPAARSVTALWRPLAELGLLPCPAQARGWACR, from the coding sequence GTGACCCGTCCCCGCTCCCGCCTCCGCCTGCTGCTCGCCGCGACCGCCGCGCTCCTCGCCCTGCCCGCAGGGTCGGCCGGCGGCACACCCGAGGGGGTCTGGCCCCTCGACCCGCGCCCAGCCGTGGTCGGGGCGTTCGCCCCGCCGCCGAGCCCCTGGGCGGCCGGGCACCGCGGCGTGGACCTCAGTGGACGGGTGGGCCAGCCGGTCCGTGCGGCGCTCGCGGGCACGGTGCGCTTCGCCGGGACGCTCGCGGGTCGAGGCGTGCTGGTCGTGGGGCACGGCGCGACCCGCACGACCTACGAGCCGGTGGCGGCGCTGGTCGTCGTCGGTGCGCGGGTGGCGCGCGGCGAGGTCGTGGGTGTGCTCGAGGGTGGCGGGTCGCACTGCGCGCCTGCCGCCTGCCTGCACTGGGGGTGGCGCCGTGGTGAGCGCTACCTCGACCCGTTGCTGCTCGTCGGGGGCGGCCCGGTGCGGCTGCTGCCCCTCGACGGGGGCGGCGGGGGCCCGGCCGCCGCGGTGGGACCGACGGCCGCGGCGGGCGCCTGGGCCGGCGGGGACACCACTGGCCCGGCTGCGCGCAGCGTGACGGCGCTGTGGCGCCCGCTGGCGGAGCTCGGGTTGCTCCCGTGCCCTGCTCAGGCGCGGGGGTGGGCCTGCCGGTAG
- a CDS encoding tyrosine-type recombinase/integrase: MRGERPVGDRVDGPEARRDGSPGGSAPGADRVDGVAGAAGVDEAAGVDEEAARLLGCYEQHLASERDLAPHTVRAYLGDVARLLEHARRLGLGAAELDLRALRSWLALEQTRGMARTTMARRAAAARAFTAWLHRTGRTTTDVGAALASPRAHTTLPTVLRVDEARAVVDHATAAAAEAGPTGLRDAAVLELLYATAVRVGELVGLDVDDVDRERDVVRVLGKGRKERTVPFGRPAAAALDRWLSRGRPALVREGSGPALFLGARGGRLDQRAVRATVHRLLGEVEDAPDLGPHGLRHSAATHLLEGGADLRTVQELLGHASLATTQRYTHVTTDRLRAAYRQAHPRA; the protein is encoded by the coding sequence ATGAGGGGTGAGCGGCCGGTGGGCGACCGGGTCGACGGTCCCGAGGCCCGGCGCGACGGGTCGCCGGGCGGCAGCGCGCCGGGTGCCGACCGGGTCGACGGGGTCGCCGGGGCCGCCGGGGTCGACGAGGCCGCCGGGGTCGACGAGGAGGCGGCGCGGCTGCTCGGCTGCTACGAGCAGCACCTCGCCTCCGAGCGCGACCTGGCTCCCCACACCGTCCGCGCCTACCTGGGCGACGTCGCCCGGCTGCTCGAGCACGCCCGGCGTCTCGGGCTCGGGGCGGCCGAGCTCGACCTGCGCGCGCTGCGCAGCTGGCTGGCGCTGGAGCAGACCCGGGGGATGGCCCGCACCACGATGGCGCGCCGGGCCGCGGCGGCCCGCGCCTTCACCGCCTGGCTGCACCGCACCGGCCGGACCACCACCGACGTGGGTGCCGCGCTCGCCTCGCCCCGCGCCCACACCACCCTCCCCACCGTGCTGCGGGTCGACGAGGCCCGCGCGGTGGTCGACCACGCGACCGCGGCCGCCGCCGAGGCCGGCCCGACCGGCCTCCGCGACGCCGCGGTGCTCGAGCTGCTCTACGCGACCGCGGTGCGCGTCGGTGAGCTCGTCGGGCTCGACGTCGACGACGTCGACCGCGAGCGCGACGTCGTGCGCGTCCTCGGCAAGGGCCGCAAGGAGCGCACGGTCCCCTTCGGCCGCCCCGCCGCCGCGGCGCTCGACCGGTGGCTGTCCCGGGGGCGCCCCGCGCTGGTGCGCGAGGGCTCCGGCCCGGCGCTGTTCCTCGGCGCACGCGGCGGCCGTCTCGACCAGCGCGCGGTCCGGGCGACCGTGCACCGGCTCCTCGGCGAGGTCGAGGACGCTCCGGACCTCGGCCCCCACGGCCTGCGCCACTCGGCCGCCACGCACCTGCTCGAGGGCGGCGCCGACCTGCGCACCGTGCAGGAGCTGCTGGGCCACGCCTCCCTGGCCACGACCCAGCGCTACACCCACGTCACCACCGACCGGCTGCGGGCCGCCTACCGGCAGGCCCACCCCCGCGCCTGA
- the dprA gene encoding DNA-processing protein DprA, with amino-acid sequence MSAPTAARAGDEDRLARAALSRVVEPGDHRVLRLVRELGAVTVRDALLAQRGQAPAADVAARLAEVDPHAELDRAARTGLRFVVPGDQEWPSGLDDLARPEPLQHRGDVPLGLWVRGPLRLDALHSAVAVVGARSATTYGTRVAGDLAAAVGRAGLPVLSGAAFGIDDAAHRGALGAGGTTVAVLACGADRVYPEAHRSLVEHLAATAAVVSETPPGGAPTRVRFLSRNRLIAALGRGTVVVEAAVRSGALNTANWTERLHRPLGAVPGPVTSAASQGAHQLVRSGAAAVVTSGQEVLELVGRAGEALVDEPRAPARPRDRISARQRVVLDAVPVGRGVGSDAVARACGFGLVETGAELQRLRALGLVDGDAGWRLTDLARRDRPEGGEP; translated from the coding sequence GTGAGCGCTCCGACGGCCGCGCGGGCGGGCGACGAGGACCGGCTCGCCCGCGCCGCGCTGAGCCGCGTGGTCGAGCCGGGTGACCACCGGGTGCTGCGCCTGGTGCGCGAGCTCGGTGCGGTGACGGTCCGCGACGCCCTCCTCGCCCAGCGCGGCCAGGCGCCCGCTGCCGACGTCGCCGCGCGGCTCGCCGAGGTCGACCCGCACGCCGAGCTCGACCGTGCCGCCCGGACGGGGTTGCGCTTCGTCGTCCCGGGCGACCAGGAGTGGCCTTCGGGGCTCGACGACCTGGCCCGTCCCGAGCCGCTGCAGCACCGCGGCGACGTGCCGCTGGGGCTGTGGGTCCGCGGTCCGCTGCGCCTCGATGCGCTGCACTCCGCCGTCGCGGTCGTCGGCGCCCGCTCGGCCACCACCTACGGCACCCGGGTCGCCGGCGACCTCGCCGCGGCCGTCGGGCGCGCGGGGCTGCCGGTGCTCTCGGGCGCGGCGTTCGGCATCGACGACGCTGCCCACCGCGGCGCCCTCGGCGCGGGCGGCACCACGGTCGCGGTCCTGGCCTGCGGTGCCGATCGGGTCTACCCCGAGGCCCACCGCAGCCTGGTCGAACACCTCGCCGCCACCGCCGCGGTGGTCTCCGAGACCCCGCCGGGCGGTGCTCCCACCCGGGTCCGGTTCCTCTCGCGCAACCGGCTGATCGCCGCGCTCGGTCGGGGCACAGTGGTGGTCGAGGCGGCGGTGCGCAGCGGCGCCCTCAACACCGCCAACTGGACCGAGCGGCTCCACCGTCCCCTGGGGGCGGTGCCGGGGCCGGTCACGAGTGCGGCCTCCCAGGGCGCCCACCAGCTCGTCCGGTCCGGCGCCGCTGCCGTCGTGACCTCGGGCCAGGAGGTCCTCGAGCTCGTCGGTCGGGCGGGGGAGGCGCTGGTGGACGAGCCGCGGGCCCCGGCACGACCACGCGACCGGATCAGCGCGCGGCAGCGGGTGGTCCTCGACGCCGTGCCCGTCGGGCGCGGCGTCGGCAGCGACGCGGTGGCGCGTGCCTGCGGCTTCGGGCTGGTCGAGACCGGCGCCGAGCTGCAGCGGCTGCGCGCCCTGGGGCTGGTCGACGGTGACGCCGGGTGGCGACTGACCGACCTCGCGCGCCGCGACCGTCCCGAGGGGGGCGAGCCCTAG
- a CDS encoding YifB family Mg chelatase-like AAA ATPase, with product MPWACARTVALAGSVGHVVDVQADVSQGMVGTTLVGCGDAALQEGRDRVRTAVGNTAGVGWPATRRVTVLLSPAGLPKRGTHFDLAVAVSVLCAAGDVPRSALAGTVFVGELGLDAGLRPATGVLPMVMVARDHGLRRVVVPEPQAVEAAMVPGTEVLGVRSLAQVLALLRGEEVPDAPPVVEPSGLSLLAWRGQDRGDEVDLADLVGMREARYAVEVAAAGGHHLLLSGPQGAGKTSLAERLPGLLPDLDDEEALELTAVRSLAGTLVPGEGLVRRPPYESLHHSATRASVLGGGTGTVAPGAVSRTHAGVLVLDEFPLLAADVVEGLRDPLESGEVTLARGDQTATYPARGMVVLAANPCPCGRWHPTAAGNGCRCAETRRRDYRRKLEGPVVDRVDVVCHLAASAGGEDALEPPESTAAVRARVTAARARQARRWAGRRWRLNAHVPGAVLSAEHPLPADARRLVGAALQDGSLTRRGAVRVHRLAWTVADLRGVHRPEAVDVEVALALRRGTALPAWVVQPGAAPADVGPDLDDLPETVGDLVDGRADDRAGGEDPSSPAVHAALAHLEARR from the coding sequence ATGCCCTGGGCGTGCGCGCGCACCGTGGCGCTCGCCGGGTCCGTCGGCCACGTCGTCGACGTGCAGGCCGACGTGTCGCAGGGCATGGTCGGCACGACGCTCGTCGGGTGCGGCGACGCGGCGCTGCAGGAGGGCCGTGACCGCGTGCGCACCGCCGTGGGCAACACCGCCGGCGTCGGGTGGCCCGCCACCCGGCGCGTGACCGTGCTGCTCTCCCCGGCGGGGCTGCCCAAGCGCGGCACCCACTTCGACCTCGCCGTGGCGGTGTCCGTGCTGTGCGCGGCCGGCGACGTGCCCCGCTCGGCGCTCGCCGGCACCGTCTTCGTCGGCGAGCTGGGCCTCGACGCCGGTCTGCGGCCCGCCACCGGGGTGCTGCCGATGGTGATGGTCGCCCGCGACCACGGGCTGCGCCGGGTCGTGGTGCCCGAGCCGCAGGCGGTCGAGGCGGCCATGGTGCCCGGCACCGAGGTGCTCGGCGTGCGCTCCCTCGCCCAGGTGCTCGCGCTGCTGCGCGGTGAGGAGGTGCCCGACGCCCCGCCGGTGGTGGAGCCGTCGGGGTTGTCCCTGCTCGCCTGGCGCGGCCAGGACCGGGGCGACGAGGTCGACCTGGCCGACCTCGTCGGCATGCGGGAGGCGCGCTACGCCGTCGAGGTCGCTGCCGCCGGCGGTCACCACCTCCTGCTCAGCGGGCCGCAGGGCGCCGGCAAGACGAGCCTCGCCGAGCGCCTGCCGGGGCTGTTGCCGGACCTCGACGACGAGGAGGCGCTCGAGCTCACCGCCGTGCGCTCCCTCGCCGGCACGCTCGTGCCGGGGGAGGGGCTGGTGCGGCGCCCGCCCTACGAGTCGCTGCACCACAGCGCCACCCGCGCGAGCGTCCTGGGCGGCGGCACCGGCACGGTCGCGCCCGGCGCGGTCAGCCGCACCCACGCGGGGGTCCTGGTGCTCGACGAGTTCCCGCTCCTCGCCGCCGACGTCGTCGAGGGGTTGCGCGACCCGCTCGAGAGCGGGGAGGTCACGCTGGCGCGCGGCGACCAGACCGCCACCTACCCCGCCCGCGGCATGGTCGTCCTCGCCGCCAACCCCTGTCCCTGCGGTCGGTGGCACCCCACGGCCGCCGGCAACGGCTGCCGCTGTGCCGAGACCCGGCGCCGCGACTACCGCCGCAAGCTCGAGGGCCCCGTCGTCGACCGCGTCGACGTGGTCTGCCACCTGGCCGCCAGCGCCGGCGGCGAGGACGCGCTCGAGCCGCCCGAGAGCACCGCCGCGGTGCGGGCGAGGGTGACGGCTGCCCGCGCGCGCCAAGCGCGCCGCTGGGCCGGTCGCCGGTGGCGCCTCAACGCGCACGTCCCCGGCGCGGTGCTCAGCGCCGAGCACCCATTGCCGGCGGACGCGCGTCGTCTCGTCGGTGCCGCCCTGCAGGACGGCTCGCTGACGCGGCGCGGCGCCGTGCGGGTGCACCGCCTCGCCTGGACGGTCGCCGACCTCCGCGGCGTCCACCGGCCCGAGGCGGTCGACGTCGAGGTCGCCCTGGCGCTGCGGCGCGGCACCGCCCTCCCGGCCTGGGTCGTGCAGCCCGGGGCCGCACCCGCCGACGTCGGGCCCGACCTCGACGACCTGCCCGAGACCGTCGGTGACCTCGTCGACGGGCGTGCGGACGACCGAGCCGGCGGCGAAGACCCGTCGTCGCCCGCCGTCCACGCCGCCCTCGCCCACCTCGAGGCCCGGCGGTGA
- a CDS encoding YraN family protein, which produces MTTTSTTAPPTPEPSPTPGAVPAAAPESGSDPGPAPGPAPSPSPEPEPEPEPGDGPTPAAAPASAPAAESPPSGDTAARRTALGRYGEDVAARHLVAQGLVLLERNWRCEAGELDLVLREGDDLVVAEVKTRSSDAFGTPHEAVSDAKLARLRRLGAAWLAAHPAAHPRGVRLDLVAVHLRRRGAAEVEHVRGIG; this is translated from the coding sequence ATGACCACGACCAGCACCACCGCGCCACCCACCCCTGAGCCGAGCCCCACGCCGGGCGCCGTGCCCGCGGCCGCTCCCGAGTCCGGCTCCGACCCGGGGCCGGCACCCGGCCCCGCCCCCTCACCCTCACCCGAGCCCGAGCCCGAGCCCGAGCCCGGGGACGGTCCCACACCTGCCGCGGCACCTGCCTCAGCACCTGCCGCGGAGTCACCCCCGAGCGGTGACACGGCCGCGCGCCGCACCGCGCTGGGCCGCTACGGCGAGGACGTCGCCGCCCGGCACCTCGTCGCGCAGGGCCTGGTGCTGCTCGAGCGCAACTGGCGCTGCGAGGCCGGCGAGCTCGACCTCGTCCTCCGCGAGGGCGACGACCTCGTGGTGGCGGAGGTGAAGACCCGCTCCAGCGACGCCTTCGGCACGCCGCACGAGGCGGTCTCGGACGCCAAGCTCGCGCGCCTGCGGCGCCTCGGTGCCGCCTGGTTGGCGGCCCACCCCGCGGCGCACCCGCGCGGCGTGCGCCTCGACCTCGTCGCCGTGCACCTGCGTCGACGCGGCGCGGCCGAGGTCGAGCACGTGCGGGGGATCGGCTGA
- a CDS encoding TadE/TadG family type IV pilus assembly protein — protein MRARVGERQRDARGAAVVEMALVFPVVVLLVFAVVQYGYHYWALSTAAATAREAARQLVVGTDPTCVREEALAKLAFPHVGSGDPRIRIAYGLPASETAPAVRGELVTVTVWVDSLDVGLVPVPDGGAIVESATNRVENVPVDALDC, from the coding sequence GTGAGGGCCCGGGTGGGGGAGAGGCAGCGGGACGCACGCGGTGCCGCGGTCGTCGAGATGGCGCTGGTCTTCCCTGTCGTGGTGCTGCTCGTCTTCGCGGTCGTCCAGTACGGCTACCACTACTGGGCGCTCAGCACCGCCGCGGCCACCGCTCGCGAGGCCGCCCGCCAGCTCGTGGTCGGCACCGACCCCACGTGCGTGCGCGAGGAGGCGCTGGCGAAGCTCGCCTTCCCCCACGTCGGGTCGGGCGACCCCCGCATCCGGATCGCCTACGGCCTGCCGGCCTCGGAGACGGCCCCCGCGGTGCGCGGGGAGCTGGTGACCGTCACGGTCTGGGTCGACTCGCTCGACGTGGGCCTCGTGCCCGTGCCGGACGGTGGCGCGATCGTGGAGAGCGCCACCAACCGTGTCGAGAACGTGCCTGTCGACGCCCTCGACTGCTGA